GGCGAATCCCGGTCCTGGTTGATGTCTCCGGTGCGATGAAATCCCTCGCGCCCGGTACCGTGGTGACCGTAGACGCCTATCGCCGGAAGGTCTATCGGGGACGGGTGGATGCCCTGCTGGACTGCGAGTGCCATCCGCGCCATCGGTTGGATGACATGCCTTTCTGGAAAAGGTTCCGGGGCCTCTTGGACGGGATTTCACCGCTCAATCTGGTGGATCCCGGGGCTGCCGACTTTTCTATCCAGGGCTGCCGGACCTTTCACGATCTCATGCGGTTTGTGCACGAAAAGGCACTCCAAGAGATGTTTGAGTTGGGCGGGGCACGATGGGGTCGTTTTCGCGGGGCCCGGAAACTCGCCGCATCCATTCCCCTGGTCGTGTGGGTGCTCGATCTCGACGGAGGGCTGGAGGACGAAACCAGGGCTTCCCAAGTCATTGAACCCGGACGCGTGAAGAATCCCGCCTTCCGGGCTCTGTGGAAGGGCCTGTCCGACCCCGTCGTGGTCTGGCCGGAAGGTCTGCGGCCGCTGGACTGGAACGCTCTCGACCGAGTGAGCGGAGGGATCGTCGACTTCGAATCGCAGACCCTCAACAGCTTCGTTGCGGTCTCGTCGGACTACCTCAACCTGAACTTCCGATTCGGTTACCATTTCGTCGTGCTTGACGTTCTCTGCGGCGAAACGGCCGAAAGGAATTACGCGGCCTTGAGTTTCCAAGGAGGTGGTGCCGGCTACCGGGGGCGGCGTTTTCGGGTTCTCTTCGTCCGAGGCGTTCTTTCTAGGTACGGGTTTGAGGCGACCGTCCAGGGCGACAATCTCCGAGCCCGTTTGCAGCAGGTTTCCCGCCCGCAGCTGCTGGAGGTCCTCGAAACCGTCGGGCGCTTGCTCGGGGTCACCCGCCTGCTGGACATGGAAATGGAAACGGAAGGGGCCGTCGAAGCTCACGTCGCCGCCTTTCTCGAAAGAGAAGCCGCCAAGGCCGGGAAGAGGCCATGATCGCTTACCATCTCAATTGGATCACCGATCAGCTTGCCGTGGGGCATGCTCCCATGTCCTACGCGGAGTTGGATTCTCTGCGGGAGCAGGGCATCGACGCCCTCGTGAACCTTTGCGGCGAGTACTGTGACCTCCATGAAATCGAAAAGCGCGCGGGTTTCGACGTCTACTACCTCCCCGTGACCGACAATGAAGCGCCCCGCCTGGAAGAGCTCGAAAAGGCCCTCGACTGGCTGGACGAAGCCATTTACCTGGGGAAGAAGGTCCTGATTCACTGCCGTTTCGGTGTCGGCAGGACGGGAACCTTCGTAACCGCCTATCTGCTGAGGCGCGGGTTCGGCCTCAAGCTGGCCAAGCAGACGCTCAAGAACCTTCGTTCGGCGCCGGCGAGCTTCAACCAGTGGTGGCTGCTGAGGAAGTACGGCCGAAAAGAAGGGACGCTGACCCTGCGCGAACCCACCCTGGAAATGAGTCACTTGGTGGACCTTTCCACGTTCTTTTCCGAGTATGAAGAGATCCTGTACGAGGCGGACCGGTCCTTCCTGGACTGGTCCGCGGAAGTCCCCCGGCTGGAAAGCTGCGGGCTCGGAACCGATGCCTGCTGCGGGCGGTTTCTACAGCTCCAGTTTATCGAAACGGTCTACCTCAACCACCAACTGAACCGCCGGCTCACCAGCGAAGAACGGCGGGAGACGATCCGCCGTGGGGTGGAAGCCGGTCAACGGTATAGGGGTTCCCGGATGCCGGACGGCGATCCGGGCGGTGCGGATGAGCGCTACCGCTGCCCGTTGAGCGTGGACCGGCTCTGCATCCTCTACGAGTACCGGCCGCTGGTCTGCCGGATTTACGGCATCCCGGTGGTCTACCAAGGCCGCATCTGCTGGTGGGCGATCGAGCCGGAAAAGGCGTCCGAAGAGCTGCGGCCGTTCGATCTGGACCTGGCATCGCGGAAGCTCAACGCCCTTTCCCGCCGGCTGTTCCACGCCTTGACCGCCCTGCCGCTCGAAGACCGCAGCCTGATCTTTCCCGTCACCCACGTGGTGTCCGGAAAGTTCGTGGAAGACTACTTCGAGTTCCTCCTCCATACAGGCGCGAAAAGGAGTTCGTCCGGCCGCGCCTAGGAGGCTGTCCGAGAACACAGAATCAACCCTTTGGGGCAACACAATTCCCCTCGTTGCCAAGCTCTGGCGTGGGAACGGCCTCATGGGAATCGAAGCTGGAGCTTCTGCACAGTTGTGTTCCCAAGCTGGAGCTTGGGAACAAGGTGGAAAAATCGGCATTCTCGGACGAGCTCCTAGGGGACCTCGCG
This is a stretch of genomic DNA from Desulfoglaeba alkanexedens ALDC. It encodes these proteins:
- a CDS encoding protein-tyrosine phosphatase family protein gives rise to the protein MIAYHLNWITDQLAVGHAPMSYAELDSLREQGIDALVNLCGEYCDLHEIEKRAGFDVYYLPVTDNEAPRLEELEKALDWLDEAIYLGKKVLIHCRFGVGRTGTFVTAYLLRRGFGLKLAKQTLKNLRSAPASFNQWWLLRKYGRKEGTLTLREPTLEMSHLVDLSTFFSEYEEILYEADRSFLDWSAEVPRLESCGLGTDACCGRFLQLQFIETVYLNHQLNRRLTSEERRETIRRGVEAGQRYRGSRMPDGDPGGADERYRCPLSVDRLCILYEYRPLVCRIYGIPVVYQGRICWWAIEPEKASEELRPFDLDLASRKLNALSRRLFHALTALPLEDRSLIFPVTHVVSGKFVEDYFEFLLHTGAKRSSSGRA